A portion of the Acidisarcina polymorpha genome contains these proteins:
- a CDS encoding nitroreductase family protein, producing the protein MSDRTSVNVTPEELEKTKHAPATEGIPELILKRWSPRAFADRLIPAEDLKRLFVAASWAASSYNEQPWRFFLGRRGDETYKKIFNSLVEFNQSWAKSAPVLVLSIGKKTFTQNGGPNAYALHDTGAATAYLSLQAAAEGLHTHSMAGYDKELARASFGIPSDFDMGAVTAIGYLGDPASLPSDLQKTELEPRKRKPVSEFVFADWEKPASF; encoded by the coding sequence GTGTCCGATAGAACGTCTGTAAACGTCACCCCCGAAGAGTTAGAAAAGACTAAGCACGCTCCGGCAACGGAGGGCATCCCTGAGTTGATCCTGAAGCGATGGAGTCCTCGTGCTTTTGCCGACCGCCTCATTCCGGCCGAGGATCTGAAACGGCTGTTTGTGGCCGCGAGCTGGGCTGCTTCCTCCTATAACGAACAGCCGTGGAGGTTTTTTCTCGGGCGAAGGGGCGATGAGACTTATAAGAAGATCTTTAATTCGCTTGTCGAGTTCAACCAATCATGGGCGAAAAGCGCCCCGGTGCTGGTGCTCTCGATCGGTAAGAAGACCTTTACCCAGAACGGCGGCCCCAACGCCTATGCGTTGCATGACACGGGAGCGGCAACCGCGTATCTCTCCCTGCAAGCGGCCGCTGAGGGACTGCACACCCACTCGATGGCCGGCTACGACAAGGAACTGGCGCGAGCGTCTTTTGGCATACCATCCGACTTCGATATGGGCGCGGTGACGGCAATCGGGTATTTGGGTGATCCCGCAAGTTTGCCAAGTGATCTGCAGAAAACGGAACTGGAGCCTCGCAAGCGCAAGCCGGTTTCGGAGTTTGTTTTCGCCGACTGGGAGAAACCGGCATCGTTCTAG
- a CDS encoding carbohydrate porin: MATHSRTKPDAAIFDPPAAAPINWQVAAQETVAAATTGTSQSAEAEAEQPSLVLPMTTMFPHSETWPLWISGQTNIIFQAHPSFHSPYQGRNSFQGAGEYKTSLLGTLYTGLQVPGTHKLLEVLFDEEAAGGRGLSEALGLAGFTNLDVVRNPNLGSVPYVARWVVQGTIPLTSETVEVERGPFSMATTAAVRRLTLHVGKMSIPDLFDQNAVGSDSHLQFTNWAIDNNGAYDYAADTRGYTKGAALEYFDRRWAVRYGIFQMPTVANGINLDWAFSRARGENLEVELELGLLPTKWPGKIRLLSYWNHAHMGVYRQAINAFLDGEDAVPDITRHEHFGAVKYGFGFNTEQQVTPDFRAFARFGWNEGQHESFAYTEIDQTVLFGGDLAGRRWGRPVDKIGVAFVTDGISKDHSQYLKLGGYGFILGDGTLKYGRENILETYYNLHAWRGLFYALGFSFINDPGYNRDRGPAYVPSIRAHVDF; this comes from the coding sequence GTGGCAACCCATAGTCGAACAAAGCCTGATGCGGCGATCTTCGACCCCCCTGCGGCTGCGCCGATCAATTGGCAGGTAGCCGCGCAAGAGACTGTCGCCGCCGCCACGACGGGTACCTCACAGTCCGCCGAGGCGGAAGCTGAACAGCCTTCCCTGGTCTTGCCGATGACCACGATGTTTCCTCATTCGGAGACCTGGCCACTCTGGATTTCAGGTCAAACCAATATCATTTTCCAAGCTCATCCTTCCTTCCATTCGCCTTATCAGGGGAGGAACAGTTTTCAGGGAGCAGGCGAATACAAGACGTCGTTGCTTGGAACGCTCTACACCGGTTTACAGGTTCCTGGCACCCATAAGCTGCTGGAGGTCCTCTTTGATGAAGAAGCCGCGGGAGGACGTGGTCTCAGCGAGGCGCTTGGGCTGGCCGGTTTCACCAACTTGGATGTAGTGCGGAACCCGAACCTCGGTTCGGTGCCCTATGTAGCTCGCTGGGTGGTTCAGGGTACGATTCCGCTCACCTCTGAGACGGTCGAAGTGGAGCGCGGACCGTTCTCCATGGCGACGACAGCTGCCGTGAGGCGATTGACGCTGCACGTCGGCAAGATGAGCATTCCCGATCTATTCGACCAGAACGCGGTGGGGAGTGACAGCCATCTCCAGTTTACAAACTGGGCGATCGACAATAACGGCGCCTACGACTATGCCGCCGATACGCGAGGATATACGAAGGGCGCCGCGCTTGAGTATTTTGACCGGAGGTGGGCGGTACGCTATGGGATCTTCCAAATGCCCACAGTCGCGAATGGCATCAACCTCGACTGGGCGTTCTCGCGGGCGCGGGGTGAAAACCTGGAGGTGGAACTGGAACTCGGTTTGCTCCCCACGAAGTGGCCGGGAAAGATCCGCCTGCTCAGCTACTGGAACCATGCCCACATGGGCGTTTACCGTCAGGCCATCAACGCTTTTTTAGACGGAGAAGATGCGGTGCCGGACATTACCAGGCACGAGCACTTCGGAGCGGTGAAATATGGGTTTGGCTTCAACACCGAACAGCAGGTAACTCCTGATTTTCGCGCCTTTGCCCGATTTGGATGGAACGAGGGTCAACATGAGTCCTTCGCCTACACCGAGATCGATCAGACGGTGTTGTTTGGGGGAGATCTGGCTGGCCGGAGATGGGGACGGCCGGTGGATAAGATTGGAGTAGCTTTTGTAACTGACGGAATTTCAAAAGATCATTCCCAGTACCTCAAATTGGGCGGATACGGGTTTATTCTTGGAGACGGCACGCTGAAGTACGGACGAGAGAATATCCTGGAGACCTATTACAACCTTCATGCATGGCGTGGCCTCTTTTACGCACTCGGATTCAGCTTCATCAACGACCCGGGATATAACCGCGACCGCGGTCCGGCCTATGTTCCTTCGATCCGCGCCCACGTCGATTTCTGA
- a CDS encoding Crp/Fnr family transcriptional regulator → MIYSNNGFEPATFLANAGLGRRIVQLKRKEAFFTQGQPANAVYYLRKGRAKLAVVSKSGKEATLTLLGPGDFVGEESVAAVAGLHLATATAITQCTAIRVERKEMIRVIHEEPAFADFFMSFLLTRSMRIQADLVDQLFNSSEKRLARILLLMAEFCASGEPEIFIPKISQEMLAEMIGTTRSRVSFFMNRFRKLGFIEYNGRIRVHKSLLNVILHD, encoded by the coding sequence ATGATCTACTCGAACAATGGTTTTGAGCCGGCAACTTTCCTTGCAAACGCCGGGTTGGGCCGTCGCATCGTGCAACTGAAGAGAAAAGAAGCGTTCTTTACCCAGGGACAGCCGGCAAACGCCGTTTATTACCTCCGTAAAGGAAGGGCCAAGCTTGCAGTCGTCTCTAAAAGCGGTAAAGAGGCGACCCTCACTCTGCTCGGACCGGGCGATTTCGTTGGCGAGGAGTCGGTGGCGGCCGTGGCTGGTCTGCACCTGGCGACGGCCACCGCTATTACCCAATGCACCGCGATCCGAGTCGAGAGGAAAGAGATGATCCGGGTCATCCATGAGGAGCCTGCTTTTGCAGACTTCTTCATGTCTTTCCTGCTGACCCGCAGCATGAGGATCCAGGCCGACCTGGTTGATCAACTGTTCAACTCGAGCGAGAAGCGGCTGGCGCGCATTCTCTTGTTGATGGCGGAGTTTTGCGCATCCGGTGAGCCGGAGATCTTCATCCCGAAGATCAGCCAGGAGATGTTGGCGGAGATGATCGGCACTACCCGCTCGCGGGTAAGCTTTTTCATGAATCGATTTCGCAAGCTTGGATTTATTGAATACAACGGCCGAATCCGGGTGCATAAGTCACTGCTCAACGTAATTTTGCACGACTGA
- a CDS encoding ABC transporter ATP-binding protein translates to MDVENEDPSESGRLNDKAISCQRLTRCFGTFTAVNDVSFSVARGQFFGFLGPNGAGKSTTIKMLTGLLEPTSGQVQILGRDFGASALALKRQIGVVPEGMALLGRLTAPEYLRFVGRMYGLDQETTSRRTEELLEFMSLANESKKLITDFSHGMQKKLALAAAVIHGPKVLFLDEPFEGVDALASGTLKAMLQGMIHRGVTIFLTSHVLEIVERLCSHVAIIHKGRLVAHGSLDELRAGVSPHSAGGAASGKLTLEEMFLSIVGAGHESVPQELSWLA, encoded by the coding sequence ATGGATGTCGAGAATGAGGACCCTTCCGAGAGTGGAAGATTGAATGACAAGGCGATCTCTTGTCAAAGACTAACGCGATGCTTCGGCACGTTTACGGCTGTGAACGACGTTTCCTTCAGCGTTGCGCGCGGCCAGTTCTTTGGATTTCTTGGGCCGAATGGGGCGGGGAAGTCGACCACCATTAAAATGCTGACAGGGCTCCTGGAGCCGACCTCCGGGCAGGTGCAGATTCTCGGGCGCGATTTCGGAGCGAGCGCCCTTGCGCTCAAACGACAGATCGGAGTTGTGCCAGAAGGCATGGCGCTGCTAGGGCGTCTGACGGCTCCGGAGTATCTCCGGTTTGTGGGCCGGATGTATGGACTGGATCAAGAGACGACCAGTCGCCGCACTGAGGAGCTCTTGGAGTTCATGAGCCTGGCCAACGAGTCCAAAAAGTTGATTACCGATTTTTCCCACGGGATGCAGAAGAAGCTGGCGCTCGCTGCGGCGGTCATTCATGGGCCCAAGGTGTTATTTCTGGATGAGCCTTTCGAAGGCGTGGACGCGCTGGCGTCAGGCACTTTGAAGGCAATGCTTCAGGGGATGATCCATCGCGGGGTCACGATCTTTTTGACTTCGCATGTACTCGAGATTGTGGAGCGGCTTTGCAGCCATGTAGCGATCATTCACAAAGGGCGGCTGGTGGCCCATGGATCGCTCGATGAGTTGCGTGCAGGCGTGTCGCCGCATTCGGCGGGGGGCGCAGCCTCAGGAAAGCTGACCCTCGAGGAGATGTTCCTGAGCATTGTGGGTGCTGGGCACGAGTCGGTCCCCCAGGAACTGTCATGGCTGGCTTAA